A DNA window from Gemmatimonadaceae bacterium contains the following coding sequences:
- the rpsU gene encoding 30S ribosomal protein S21, with amino-acid sequence MSEVIIHEDENFERALKRFKKKCEKAGILADLRKHRHYEKPSERRKRKMNTAIRKNRRTRHV; translated from the coding sequence TTGTCGGAAGTCATAATCCACGAAGATGAGAACTTCGAGCGGGCCCTCAAGCGCTTCAAGAAGAAGTGCGAGAAGGCTGGTATCCTCGCCGATCTCAGAAAGCATCGCCATTACGAAAAGCCCAGCGAGCGACGGAAGCGCAAGATGAACACCGCGATCCGGAAGAATCGGCGGACGCGTCACGTCTGA
- a CDS encoding GatB/YqeY domain-containing protein, producing MSQLQARLEGDLVAARKAQDKPGVLLLGTVLSEIKNRRIELQRQPSDEDVVEVLQRGIKKRRESIEMYTKGAREDLAAKERAEVDALQKYLPEQVGDDEIRESVRAAIAGGATQMGAVMGKVAPGFKGRAEGSRINAIAREELAKQG from the coding sequence ATGTCCCAGCTGCAAGCGCGACTCGAGGGCGACCTCGTAGCCGCGAGAAAAGCGCAGGACAAACCAGGGGTGCTGCTGCTCGGCACCGTTCTGTCGGAGATCAAGAACCGGCGCATCGAGCTGCAGCGGCAGCCGAGCGACGAAGACGTAGTCGAGGTGCTCCAGCGGGGAATCAAGAAGCGCCGCGAGTCGATCGAGATGTACACGAAGGGCGCGCGTGAAGATCTCGCCGCGAAGGAGCGGGCGGAGGTCGACGCCCTCCAGAAGTACCTGCCCGAGCAGGTGGGAGACGACGAGATACGAGAGTCCGTTCGCGCGGCAATCGCGGGCGGCGCAACTCAGATGGGAGCCGTGATGGGGAAGGTCGCTCCAGGGTTCAAGGGTCGTGCTGAAGGCTCCCGCATCAACGCAATAGCCCGCGAGGAGCTCGCCAAGCAGGGGTGA
- a CDS encoding histidine triad nucleotide-binding protein, protein MSEHCLFCRIIRREVESDIIAENDDCLAFTDADPQAPFHALVVPKEHVSSLNDVEDPAMAGALALMAAQIARDAGVADSGYRTVINTNGNGGQSVFHLHLHVLGGRKLTWPPG, encoded by the coding sequence ATGTCTGAGCACTGCCTTTTCTGCCGGATCATCAGACGCGAAGTCGAATCGGATATCATCGCCGAGAACGACGACTGCCTCGCTTTCACGGATGCCGATCCGCAGGCGCCATTTCATGCGCTGGTGGTTCCCAAGGAGCACGTGTCGTCGCTCAATGACGTGGAGGACCCGGCGATGGCGGGCGCGCTCGCGCTGATGGCGGCGCAGATCGCGCGCGACGCCGGCGTGGCCGACAGCGGCTACCGCACGGTGATCAACACCAATGGGAATGGCGGCCAAAGCGTCTTCCATCTTCACCTGCACGTGCTCGGCGGACGCAAGCTCACGTGGCCGCCGGGCTAG
- a CDS encoding Smr/MutS family protein, whose protein sequence is MNLHGRSVVEFPAVLEVVAGRASSALGAERVRASAPSADRAWIQAEHERVQAMRSLMSGDLRWDPESIPDVRVPAGRLRVVGTSLDAASLLSLAILLRSSRRTIAALRDDKRPAIARAVLDGFIPRLLSAQPIESAIEKAVSEDGEIRDDASPALRRLRRELRSAEESLLGVLENAMRSLAPHQRVADMSVTIRNGRYVIPVRRDARNVIRGLVHDTSATGATLFVEPPAAIEAGNRIRELQGEELREIDKILRELTERVRPLAAQVVSALDALVELDSLYARARFATEFDCAAAEIAAESEGFSIVAGRHPLLLAQRIDVVPFSLEMEPDERTLLLSGPNTGGKTVLLKAVGLFSAMVQSGIPAPVADGSRVALFDDLFADIGDEQSIAASLSTFSAHVKNLAEILRGATPRSLVLIDELGSGTDPMEGAALGGAILEELTRRGTFTLATTHLGALKELATSVPGVVNASLEFDAARLAPTYRLVKGIPGRSYGLSIARRLDLPGNVLDAAEERLPKGERDTNALLTELQERDAKLAERDAETAEIAAEARERLANVAAREGRVREREREIEKESRSAARKHLLDARAAVEETIRELRATSAAAVEDAARLARRNIEQLAGEEAAALERLESEDAGGEAQPGRPAGVPEPGDLVELGTFAGRTAKLLELREDDAVVALGSIKLNVPRESIRRAAIQLVAGEKVPIRGDIPEVHALTEVDLRGLRANEVEEVVMQAVDSAVLADLKVLRIIHGKGTGALRERVNEMLQKEPRVAGFRLGAWNEGGAGVTIAELA, encoded by the coding sequence ATGAACCTCCACGGTCGCTCGGTAGTCGAGTTTCCCGCCGTCCTCGAGGTCGTCGCCGGCCGCGCCTCTTCCGCGCTCGGCGCGGAGCGCGTGCGCGCATCGGCGCCGTCCGCGGACCGCGCCTGGATCCAGGCCGAGCACGAGCGAGTCCAGGCGATGCGCTCGCTGATGAGCGGGGACCTCCGCTGGGATCCCGAGTCCATCCCCGACGTGCGCGTGCCCGCCGGGCGCCTGCGCGTAGTGGGAACGTCGCTCGACGCGGCGTCGCTGCTCTCGCTCGCGATTCTCCTGCGCAGCTCCCGCCGCACCATCGCCGCCCTGCGCGACGACAAGCGTCCGGCGATCGCCCGCGCGGTGCTGGACGGGTTCATCCCGCGGCTGCTCAGCGCGCAGCCGATCGAGAGCGCGATCGAGAAAGCCGTCTCGGAGGACGGCGAGATCCGCGACGACGCATCGCCCGCACTCCGCCGCCTCAGGCGCGAGCTGCGAAGCGCCGAGGAGAGCCTGCTCGGCGTGCTGGAGAACGCGATGCGATCGCTCGCGCCGCACCAGCGGGTGGCCGACATGTCCGTCACGATCCGCAACGGCCGGTACGTGATCCCAGTGCGCCGCGACGCGCGCAACGTCATTCGCGGCCTGGTGCACGACACCTCGGCAACGGGCGCGACGCTGTTCGTCGAACCGCCGGCGGCGATCGAGGCGGGGAACCGGATCCGGGAGTTGCAGGGCGAAGAGCTGCGCGAGATCGACAAGATTCTCCGCGAGCTGACCGAGCGCGTCCGTCCGCTCGCCGCGCAGGTCGTGTCCGCGCTCGACGCGCTGGTGGAGCTGGATTCGCTGTACGCCCGCGCGCGCTTTGCCACGGAATTCGACTGCGCCGCGGCGGAGATCGCGGCAGAAAGCGAAGGGTTTTCCATCGTGGCCGGCCGCCACCCGCTGCTGCTGGCGCAGCGCATCGACGTCGTGCCGTTCAGTCTCGAGATGGAGCCCGACGAGCGCACGCTGCTGCTGTCCGGCCCCAACACCGGCGGGAAGACGGTCCTGCTGAAGGCGGTGGGACTCTTTTCGGCGATGGTTCAGTCGGGGATTCCGGCGCCGGTGGCCGACGGCAGCCGCGTGGCGCTGTTCGACGACCTCTTCGCGGACATCGGAGACGAGCAGTCCATCGCCGCGAGTCTCTCGACGTTCAGCGCGCACGTGAAGAACCTCGCCGAGATCCTGCGCGGCGCCACGCCGCGGTCGCTGGTCCTCATCGACGAGCTGGGCTCCGGGACCGACCCGATGGAGGGCGCGGCGCTGGGCGGAGCAATCCTCGAGGAGCTGACCCGGCGCGGCACTTTCACGCTCGCCACCACCCACCTGGGCGCGCTCAAGGAGCTGGCGACGTCCGTGCCGGGAGTGGTGAACGCTTCGCTCGAGTTCGACGCCGCGCGGCTCGCTCCCACGTATCGCCTGGTGAAAGGAATTCCCGGCCGCTCGTACGGTCTGAGCATCGCCCGACGGCTCGATCTTCCCGGCAACGTTCTCGACGCGGCGGAAGAGCGCCTGCCGAAGGGCGAGCGCGACACCAACGCTCTCTTGACCGAGCTGCAGGAGCGGGACGCGAAGCTCGCCGAGCGCGACGCCGAGACGGCGGAGATCGCGGCCGAGGCGCGGGAGCGGCTCGCGAACGTCGCCGCGCGGGAGGGGAGAGTGCGCGAGCGCGAGCGCGAAATCGAGAAGGAGAGCCGGAGCGCCGCGCGCAAGCACCTGCTGGATGCGCGCGCGGCCGTCGAAGAGACTATCCGCGAGCTGCGCGCGACCTCGGCCGCGGCTGTGGAAGACGCCGCCCGGCTCGCGCGCCGCAACATCGAGCAGCTCGCCGGGGAAGAGGCCGCGGCGCTCGAGAGGCTCGAGAGCGAAGACGCCGGCGGGGAAGCTCAACCCGGCCGGCCCGCGGGCGTGCCGGAGCCCGGCGACCTCGTCGAGCTCGGCACTTTCGCCGGCCGCACCGCGAAGCTGCTCGAGCTGCGCGAGGACGACGCGGTGGTCGCACTCGGCTCCATCAAGCTGAACGTTCCGCGCGAGAGCATCCGGAGGGCGGCGATCCAGCTCGTCGCCGGCGAGAAGGTCCCGATCCGCGGTGACATTCCGGAAGTTCACGCGTTGACCGAAGTGGACCTGCGCGGACTGCGCGCGAACGAGGTCGAGGAGGTCGTGATGCAGGCGGTGGACAGCGCCGTCCTCGCCGACCTGAAGGTGCTGCGGATCATTCACGGCAAGGGGACCGGAGCGTTGCGCGAGCGCGTGAACGAGATGCTCCAGAAGGAGCCGCGCGTGGCGGGCTTCCGGCTCGGCGCGTGGAACGAAGGCGGCGCGGGCGTCACCATCGCGGAGCTCGCTTGA